TGTGGGTCAGTTCGAACAGTTCTTCCCAGCGATGCCAGGTGGCCAGGCCCTCGAAGGCGTCGGCGCCGAGAACGAGCACCAGCGGCCGCGTCGGGCCGAGCTGTTCGCGCAGGCGGCTGAGGGTGAGTACCGAGTAGCTGGGCCCGGCATGGCGGATCTCGATGTCGTCCACCTGCAGGCCGGGGTTGCCGGCCACTGCGAGCCGGGCCATGGCCAGGCGATGGCGGGCGGGCGAGCGCGGGGTGTCGCGATGGGGCGGCTCGCCCGCCGGGATGAGTCGCATCTGCGCCAGACCGAGCGTCTCTCGCGCCTCCTCGGCGAGGCGCAGATGACCGAAGTGAATCGGATCGAAGGTGCCGCCGAGCAGGCCGACGGGGGCGTCAGGCGGCAACTTCATGGCCCGGGATGTCATGGCCGAAGATGTCGAGCGCGTTGGGCAGGAAGGTGGCGAAGACGATGGGGATGGCCACCAGCGGCAGCGGGATGGCGAGCAGGCTGGCGAGGGTCGGCGAGGCGGTGGCGATCACCGCGACCAGCAGCGAGGGCGCGCCGATCACGACGAAGAAGATGCCCATCGAATAGAGGAAGAAGGCCGGCCAGTTACGCCAGCAGGCCACCAGGCTGAAGAACATGGCCTTGGGGGCGGAGACCTTCTGCCAGCCCACGAGCATCGGTGCGAACCAGTAGGCCATCATCAGCGGGGTGGTCAGCGCCACCGTGATCAGCGCCGCGGTGAACAGCCCCGGGGCGTTCATGGTGTCCTCGTCGGGGGCCCGGAAGCCGGTGAGGATCTGCAGCAGGATGCCGCCGTCGGCGATCGCGGAGGCCGCGAGCGCGAGCAGCGAGCCGATCAGGTAGAGGCCGCCGACGGTGACCAGGGCATGGATGTCCGACTTGAAGCCGGAGAACAGCACGTCGGGCCCCACCTTGCGCTTCTCGTGCACCGCGAGCAGGCCGTTGAGCACGCCGAGCGAGACCGCGGGCATGACCAGGGCGGCGATGACCTGGCCGATGAAGGGGATGGTGTTGATGACCACCAGCATCAGCAGATAGCCGAAGGTCAGGTAGGTGACCAGGGCCGGATTGCGCTTCCACAGCGCGAATCCCTGAGCCACCCAGGCGATGCCATGGGAAGGAGTACGTTTGTAGGCTTGCATGTCAGCTCGGCGAATCCGCATGCCCGGGCAGGGCGCGGCGGACGGCAAAGATATCAAGATACGCGGCGTGATGCGCGCCCGCGATCACCGGGATCAGCACCACCAGGCCGAGCCCGGCCGGGATCACGGCGACCCAGGCGAGCACGTAGAGGGCCAGGGCGAGCACGAAACAGACCGGCAGGTTGCGCAGGCAGGCGTCGACGGAATGGGTCAGGGCGTCGATGGGGTCGGCACCGTGAAAGCGGATCAGCGCCGGAGCGAACCACAACGCCATGATCACGAGCAGCCACAGGGCGGTGAACACGACGACGGCGAGCATGAGTCCGCCGGTGGTCAGCCCGACGGCGGCGAGCGGGCCGATGAGGGCCCCGGTGAGGGCGGCGCTGGCGCCGATCAGCGCGGCGACGAATCCGATGACCAGCACCGCGACCAGATGAAAGACGCCGACCATGACATGCTTGCCGGCATCGGCGCGCAGGCCGTCGAACAGGGCCTCGATGCGCACCCGGCCGCTGCCGGCCGCCTCGTCGGCGACGGCCACCAGCCCGGCGCCGAGCACCGGGAAGGTGAGCAGGGTGATCGCCCAGCCGATCAGGGGCACCACGCCGATGGCGACGAGAATGATCACGAACAGGGCGCCGACCACGGCCCAGCGCGCCGGGTCGCACAAAAACAGCCGCCAGCCGGCGGCCAGCCAGTCGAGGCAGCGGGCGGGGGAGACGGTCACGGCGGAGGGCAGGGGCGCGTCGGTCATGGGCGTCGGTCGGTGCGGCGGGCGGTCCGCTCCCATTGTCGCGCCGCCGGGCGGCTCAGTCGACCCACGGCAGACTGTCGCCGGCGGCGATGCGCAGGTGCAGCAGATCCCGGTATTCGTTCGGGTCCTTGACCAGCACCATCTCGCCGCTGCGCGGCAGGTGGAAGTCCTCCGCGCGGGACAGCCAGAAGCGCAGCGCCGCGGCCCGCAGCATGGCCGGCCAGGCGGTGCGTTCGGCCGCAGTGAGCGGGC
The nucleotide sequence above comes from Nitrogeniibacter mangrovi. Encoded proteins:
- the nadD gene encoding nicotinate-nucleotide adenylyltransferase; the protein is MKLPPDAPVGLLGGTFDPIHFGHLRLAEEARETLGLAQMRLIPAGEPPHRDTPRSPARHRLAMARLAVAGNPGLQVDDIEIRHAGPSYSVLTLSRLREQLGPTRPLVLVLGADAFEGLATWHRWEELFELTHIAVANRPGHSPHGRRWPQVLSPELAAACDGRMLADAAALRAAPAGGILPFDMTPLAISATLIRDLLHHGHSARYLLPDPVLDYIAAQHLYRDADAGT
- a CDS encoding BPSS1780 family membrane protein, encoding MQAYKRTPSHGIAWVAQGFALWKRNPALVTYLTFGYLLMLVVINTIPFIGQVIAALVMPAVSLGVLNGLLAVHEKRKVGPDVLFSGFKSDIHALVTVGGLYLIGSLLALAASAIADGGILLQILTGFRAPDEDTMNAPGLFTAALITVALTTPLMMAYWFAPMLVGWQKVSAPKAMFFSLVACWRNWPAFFLYSMGIFFVVIGAPSLLVAVIATASPTLASLLAIPLPLVAIPIVFATFLPNALDIFGHDIPGHEVAA
- a CDS encoding BPSS1780 family membrane protein, with the translated sequence MTDAPLPSAVTVSPARCLDWLAAGWRLFLCDPARWAVVGALFVIILVAIGVVPLIGWAITLLTFPVLGAGLVAVADEAAGSGRVRIEALFDGLRADAGKHVMVGVFHLVAVLVIGFVAALIGASAALTGALIGPLAAVGLTTGGLMLAVVVFTALWLLVIMALWFAPALIRFHGADPIDALTHSVDACLRNLPVCFVLALALYVLAWVAVIPAGLGLVVLIPVIAGAHHAAYLDIFAVRRALPGHADSPS